GGTACTTGAACCAAAGTTTAAAGTAGGAAGGAATACACGGTTGCCGGCAATAGTCACAATGGTATGCGGTACGGTAACTGTGCGTAGCAGAACATCGACATTAGGAGTGCACATAGTCACCGCCAGGAAGAGATGGGAAGCACGTCAAAGGTAAGTACATGGTGGCATGAGGTGACAACCGTACGAAGTCAGCAGAACATAAACGAGACTCAGCTGATTTTGGAGGTCAGCAGTGATCAGGCAGCCCGAGTTGGAGGATGCCAGCACTGCAGTCAGCCAGTGACGAGTGGTCCGACAAGAAGTGGAGGCGGAAAGTCGTCATAGGAACACCGCAAAAGGGCAGCAAATAGAACGGAACTGCTGAAACCAGCAAAAGCTATTCCGGCAGTACACATGCCAAGGTTAATAGCCGTTGCTTCTTCGGCGGCCCTGACAATACGAGATGCGGCAAGTGTAGGGACATTCTTCAGGTGGCAACGACGATGGTTGCTCATTATCGACATATGGGCCCCAGTATCAACAAGCCCTGGGACATGTGTACCGCCGACTTTCACATCGACTATATTCGCGTGTGGTCGGCAGGGTGAGAGGCTTTGGCGGAGACGTcgacaatgcagcgtcacctccgggagttGCATCTCTTAGTTTTATGAAGGTTCGCGCCCACGTCGGGAAGATATCGACAGGCGACGGGACGGGGATGACGTCCACGACGGGTGACACTTTGCGGTTAAAGGCACTGGTGACTGCTCGGCGGACGGTGAACGACGGCGTCATGTGGTCGTACCGTCCGCGGCGTGCAGGTTCGGCTCGGCTTGCGGCTGGAAATGGCGAAGACTGCCGTTTGAACGAGGGCTGTTGGAGAACGGCATCGAGGGTCCGTGGTTGAGACAATATCGAGCGACATCAGCAACTCGGCGACAACTGAAGCAAATTGGTCGGTCATACGGTGTTCGCCACTCTGCCGTGTTGCTAGAACCTCGAAGGACCCGTTGATTTTGGGTAGGCACGAGCGAAGGACGTTCGGTCGGCCGGGAACCGGTCATGGTGCTGATTTCAAGCCGACATTGGCGAGTTCTTGGTAGACAATAACCTGAACAAGGGGGACCTTAGGACCACATGCATTGTTGACAGGTCGGTACAGAACCGCTGGAAACGCTTTTGAGTTTTCAAGATAAATTTGACTTATAATTTTGTTTGTAGCCGACTAGGAATAAATATTGCGCTGGTTAGTTTTACATTCGTGATGAGTAAAACTTAGGCgtacaaaaagaaaacgcacgcAGGAAGAACGGAAAAAGACAAGTGACGAAGGCTCAGATAGAAATTTTACTTCCACATGCCTACGTGATTGTTGTGGGAGTGTGTGTGCAGCAAATGTAAACGCATTTGTGAATACATAGGTGCCGGCATGCACTGTGTCACACGTAGACCTTTAGCCATCATTTCTAAGTCAGACCTTTCTAAATCAGCGACCTTTCGACGCGACGACTTTTGGACCGTCAGCGATTTCCTTCTCGGAGAACCCGTATCCTGCCGTCCATTTCtcttcaaagaaaagaaaactcaaACTACGATGAGTCCAACCTTGAGGTCGAGCGCCTATTCCTTGTTAATTGCAGGATTATGGCGTTTAGGCCGCCCTTCACTAAGCGCCGACGTGGACGCAATGTTATTCGTCAGGAGCGCCTCAAGCACTACTGTGATGGTCTTGTGTCCACTGCTAAGCTAAACTGGACACATGCCCATCTTTCCACGACGGCATCAGGAGGGCACACAAAAAACTTTCCCGCATTGCGCGTCGGATCACGTGACCTCAAACAATCGGCTTGCAGAAAGGGGCACGGGAAGGGAGAAATATTTCAATTGTACTTAAATATTGCAATAGCACCTGAATCGAGAAATCAATAGCATAGTTATTGTCTcaagaataaaataaaaccaAAACATTTATTCACCAATTTATATTTCTGAGAATGCGCATCCTTGTTACGTGTCTCCGGCCACGTTTTTGAAATAGAGCTACTGATGCAGAATATAACGTTGTCagcagaacagaaaaaaaagaggccCCGGAAACGCAAGCCTGCGATACAGAAACAGCCGTGCGTTAAACAATCTGCGTCATAGTGACGAAGGCAGCTGTGCCCGCATTACGACCAGCGAACACAACCACCCTTACGGGTTATAGTTCGAAACTACATGCCCCTCAGGACATTCGGCGGTGGGGTCCACTTCCCAGGTGATACACCTCTAGAACAACCGGGCGCCGAGTTCGGGAGCGCCTGTACCCACATTTTTGTTTTTCATGGTCTGTGCGGGCGATGGATTTCCAACTTGCCACCTTCCGCCGCCGTGGCTGGCGACCTGTACACTAGGCcacgactgtttttttttttttctttattaccggtttGGCACTTCCAAACACAAAACTCCTAAATACAATTTTACAAGTACAATAAAAGACGCGTGAGCCTTTTCATGGCTGGAGTGTGAAGCTAAAATGGCTTCAGAGAAGCCAGCTTATCGAGCACAGGTATCCAATCCGGTGGGTTCCTCTGGATTTTGAGAACATCTCGTATGTACACACAGTTCTCACTGAAGTTTTGCATGGCCGATCTTGCGTTGACATCCGCATTTCTGACCGCCATCCTCGTTTTCCACACACTATGCAAACACAGTAACATGAACATGTCGCATGGCATTTCATCTGGATCTTCACATGGCAAGAATCGGATACCAAAGGGTGTTACTGGCAAATCTTTCTGAAGTGTCCGTTTAAGGATGTCCCACAAGAAAAAAGCATCGTGACAGTCCAAAAAGATGTGTTCTATCGTTTCCTCCTTTCGACATATCAGGCAGTGTAATCCCCATGGGACAAAGATACCTTTGCTTTGAAGCCACGGTTTTACAGCGAGCGTGCCCGTGTGCAGTTGGAAAAAGAATGATTTAGATGACGCTCTTACTGGCATTTTTCGAACTCGTTTTAATACGTCTCGTTCTGGTCCTAGTTGATAGATGGAGCGGTACAACGGTATTGGTAAAAACACATCAATTAGATCTTTGTACAATCGTTTACGTGCCACTGCGCTCAAATATTCTAAGGAAAACCGTGGCTTCAGTACTTGATATGCAGACACTATTTCGCGCCAAAAACTGCTCAGTGTTCCACGCGTATCTGCATTTGATGAGACAATATAATCCGGGATATGATTACACAACCTCATGTGTATAACAGTACGCAAGAAAACATCTCTTTGGTCTCTCAGAAAGAAAAACCTTGAAACTatttgtttcaaaaataaatgacaCAGACCAAGCCCTCCGTGTCGCACCGAAAGGAACAAGTTTAACCGACTGGTGCGTTCCCAGGTAGAATTCCATATATAGGTGGCAAACACTGTGTAATTTTTGGACACAAGTTCTGCTCATACTGAACACTTGAAGTACGTAAAACACTTTTGCAACAAAAAACACATTACAGACTGTAGCGCGGGAAAACATAGAAAAGTTATGCCCTCCCCATTTTTCAGACTGATCCTTGAGCCTTTCTGTCTCTCCTGCCCAGTATTCTGCAGTATTTCCATAATGTTGGAGAGGAACCCCCAAGTATCTAGCAGGAATACTTGTCCATCTCATGTTTGCATACGCCTCCGGCTCTTGCCCCCAATTTCCATGCCAAATGCCCAGAGATTTATCCCAGCTAATGGCACTTCCGGTAGCACTACAGAATGATGTAGCTTCCTTAACAGCTTCTTTAATACTGTCTTTGTCTTTGCAGAATATAGCTATATCATCGGCATATGCCAGTATTTTTACTTCAGTAGCATAAAAGGAGTAACCATGCACCATTTTATTTATGCGAATTTTTAAACATAAGGGTTCCAAATAAAGTGCAAAAAGAAGAGACGAACAGGCACACCCTTGTTTTATACCTGACAGTACTGGAATGTTTTCACTTACGGTGTTGTTAATTATAAGGTTTACTGCACAGTCTTCATACACCATCTTGATGCCCTCCTTGATAACGCTACCTACATTACAATGTTCTAGTAATAACTGTAGTATGTCATGATTAACTCTATCAAATGCTTTCTGAAGATCCAGTTGTATCATAGCTATGTTATCTTGAGTCATGTCACAGCATTCTAGGATAGTTCTAGCGGTGTGTATATTTGTGTAGATTGTCCTTCCTTTGATGCCACATGTCTGGTGAGGTAATACGAGGTGTGTGATAACGCTCTGCAATCTCTTGGCTAGCacctttgtaaatattttatagtCTACATTCGTGAGACTTATAGGTCGATAGGCCTCAACATCCAACAATTTCCTGGGATCATCCGATTTTGGAATGAGTACTACATGACATTTTCTAAAAGATAAAGGTGCTCTTTTTTGTTCATAGCACTCATTTATCACGCGATGTAACGCTTGTGCCAGTTCTTCCTTGAAGCATTTGTAAATGGCAGCCCCTAGTCCATCAGGCCCAGGTGCTTTGCCAGTGCTTAGTTCATCAATGGCCTGTTTTACTTCATTCAGACTAATTGGCCGTTCAAGCGTTTGTCTTACTTCATCGCCTAGCCTTGGCATGAGCGACAAAAATTCGTTTCGAAAGGCTTCTGTGTCCTTTATTTTTGGGCTTAGCAGTTTTCGATAGCATTCAACAAACGCTTTCTCTATCAGTTCCTTGTCGCGCGTCACATCGTTTTTATATCTTATTTCTTTTAtctctttttttattgcttgcCTTTTTTCTTCCCCGAGTGCCCGCTTAGTAGGCGTTTCCCCTAGCCATAGTCTTTCAGCCCGTGCTCTGACGATCGCTCCACGATATTTCTTTTCATCTATCACTTCGAGCTTACTTTTAAGGTCACGTAGTTCCTTGCTAAAGTGTCCAGGGTTAGCACTCTCAACCGCAATCATATAATCTAACGTGCTCCTAAGTTCTTTCTCTTGTTGTTTTTCAATGCTGCGCCGCACGCAAGCTCGTTCAATCGCCGCAATCTTTACTTCATTTTTAAATTGCTCCCAAAGCgctgtgaaattggaagattcaaCCGAACATATTTCCTCTAtcctttcctttacttttttaacaaaaattTCATCATCCAACAGTGTATCGTTTAATTTCCACAAGTTCCAACTAAACTTTGACACTTTTGTCTTGGTTCCTAGTGTCGCTATCACCAAGCAGTGATCGCTAAATGTGACGTTCTTTACTTTGTATGTAGTAATGTGTGGTATCGCAGCTGCCGGAACATATATGCGATCTAGTCTAGCATGACTTACACCTTGGTAGTGCGTATACTGTACGTGCTCGTCACCGTCAAAAATACAACCAACGTCGTCCAGTTCAAGCTCGTTTACAAGCGCGTTTAATTGTGTCGCACTTCCATCACGGTAAGTCAATCTGTTGATTCTGTCTTGCGGCCTGcacacacaattaaagtctccaaatAAAATTATGTTCCTTTCGTACGTCATGCATGTCCTCAGGTTATCTATGTATTCTACACGTTCGTTAATGTTATTCGGAGCATACACACATATTGCACGCCAAAGGAGGCCACAAATGCCAAAGTCGATGAATAGTAGCCTGCCATCATCACTGGACTTTACAGATTGCGCTACAATATCGGTGCATTTTCGAACGAGTATCATGCAACCCGCTGAAGTGCCTCTAGCATGAGACACACATACATTATACCTATCCCTGAAAGGTTCGACCATTCTgtgcgtttgctcttcgctttctACTTTGGTTTCCTGCACTGCCATTATGTCAATGTCATTTTCCAACAAGAGACGGCTTAACTGGCACTGCCTCCTGCGGGATGCCAAACCCCTCACATTCAACGTAGCTACACAAAGGGGAAATGTCAGATTAACAGCCATTTTTTGGATTAGCaaacagacggaacggtactcaCATCCGGACAGGCAGTGATAGCAAAAACCAGCACAGGTCACATTCTACTTGTCCGCTATGTAACGTCTTATACTGAGGACAGGCTGGCTGAACACACTTCGCGCCCCTAAGTCGGGGTCAATGTTGAAGCCGACCGCCTATCAGGCGGTATCTTCGGCTTCGGTTTGAGGCCCATTCGTCTCGTTATAGCGGTCTTCGGCGACGGCTCGCCGCTGCTCGATGGTTCGGGTGAGGCTTGAGATCCGTCAGTGGCCTCACGAGGCCTCTTTGCAGCTGCTTTAGCGGCTGCTGTCATTTCAACATCCTCAATGCCTTCGGTCTCGTCTTTCGCGGTAGTCACTGATGCGCTTACTAAAATCGCGTCCTTTCTCTCATTGACGTTTTGGTCGTTAGTCGGCTTCCCAACCAGCACGCTCTTTGCCTCGCCAGATTGGCTGTCGCCGGGCCCAGTGGAGTTTTCCTGAAGTGTAGACGCGTCAGAGGGTGTGCTGTCTGCCGCCGGTTCTTCGGTCGTTGCTCGGGATGCTGCATCGGCATCAGCATGGTCCATTATGTGTTCAGCCATCTCGTCGCCTTTAACTGGACTTGTTACCGCTGCATAGGATCGCACGCAGTCTTGTTCTTCGTGGCCGAATCGTCGGCAGAGTGCACAGCGTGGTATGCGACACTCGCGCCTGATATGTCCAGTTCCATTGCACCGGAGGCATAACGGGGGCCTTCCTGGTACATGCACGAGCGCTAAGTTTTCCGCGACGCGCACCTGATGAGGCAAGTCTTCAACTGTAATTCCAGGCTTTGGCAAGAGTGTCACCAAACGGGTGGTGGACCCTTTATCATTACATCCCTGTACCCGCCACTTTTCGCGGGCGATATCTGTAACCTTTCCGTAAGGGGCTAACGCTGCTCGAACCTCGTCGTCGTGAACGAAATGCAACAGCCAATAAAGCTTCAGTCTGATGCCTTGGTTGCAGGGATCATAAACGACACAGGGCTGGTCTTTCACGTTGAATGTTTCTGCCGCAAGCATCTTTTTCTTCGAAGCTTCATCACGGAAGGTCACCGCCCACACATGGTTCATTTGGAAGGCGCCAAGGGCCACCACTTCCGGCAGCAGTGCAAGACGCGCGAGCGCATCTCGAAAGTGCTCGACCCGATACGGCCTGGTTTTAACATCCGCGTGCAAAAATACTGTATACAAAACTGATGTACCTGAAGGCAGATGAGGCAAAACAACTTGATAATCCGGGTAAGGCTTATCCGTACACCTGGTGCCACGGCCGAGGGCCGCTGTATCCGCCCCTACGGAGCAAGGCATTCCGCGTCCGTTCACTGCGGTGGCCGGAAATGGAATCGACTAGGCCACGACTGCGGTGAAGCCACGCGCTCGACAAAACGTACTTATATTAGCATTCGTCTCGCATCACTGCTCGTTTTTTCTTTGCGAAACGGAAATGAAGTGTTACTTCACGCactgcagctgcattctatagcTAGCTCGTTGAATAATGTTCCAAGCAACACCACTATAAGATTTTGCAGTAAGAGATAAAAGAATGCATCCTGGTGTTCACCCAATTGTAACGACGGGGCCGCTTGTCGACTGTCCACAAATCTGAAGACTCGCTTGCGCCTATAAGCTGCGCGAGTTTGAATTGCGCAAGTTATGGTTCCTGAGCGGCGTGGTTTAGGCGTGGTTTAGGCATGCTTTCACGTAGCTGGCAAAGATATCGTTGAAAAGCGAAGCAGAACCGAAACGAAGCGACCGCAGTTCATTAGCACGACGGCCGATTTCTACATTGGCCCCTGGCGCCAGACGCAACTTCTGTGTGCGCTATGCGCGTGCTCCGAAATTAAAGTTTCGCATTCTGGCATCGAAACAATGGAGTGATTATTTCTTGCGTCTTTATAGCAATGGACGAATTTCCGCATTAGTATTAGGGCGACTCGAGGCTTATTCTTTATCAAAACTTTCTTCTATATTGAACTTCACTTTCGCTATATTTCTAAACACTACGACTACGACTAGAATCACTGAAACGGGGTATATGCGTGTTTTTTTAGCATTCCGGCTGCGCTAGATGATCTGCAGAGTTTTCATGCTGATGATATAAGTTGCCCGTGAGTTGCGAGAACGACGTAGGATAATTACGGCCTAAATAGGTACTCTTACCGTTATTTGTGCATTCCGTCTTCCTTCTCAATGAATACTCGTCATCATCAATTGAGGGCTCGACGGTCAGTGACACACTTGCTGAAATAAAGCTGAACCGTCGCACAGCAGTTCTCTCGTAATTGACCGAGGTacttgtagcgaccgtccgtcactgCGTGGTGCCTCGGtttgggggtcattgccccttggTCTTTCCTGTAACCGAAGCAGCTGCCCGACTGGGGCGCAACCACAGCCACGCGGCAAAGGTGCTTTTAATTTCCAATAGTGCTAGCTGGCTCTCCGTTCACAATCTGTCACAACGTAAATTCCTTGCCTCCGCCAAACCGAGCTCCCGACATAGGTGACCGAGGATATGTAAAGTTTTTTTCAAACACTAGCCATGGACGACGCGGCTCCTGCTCCTGCTGACACTAACGACGCCTCGAATACGTGtcctgtcatcgccgcagagcttTAGCTTCAAACTTCTGGCCCAAGAATCGTCGAGGTTGGTATATGCATGTGCAGGCTCGTTTTTAACTTTGGCGCATCACTTCGCGGAGAGCAAGGTACCTGCACGTATTCGCCGCGCTACCCTACCAGATCGCCAACGCCATAGAGGAATTGCTAACGCGTACACGTTCGGCCACAGCATGCGACGACTTGAAACACACAGTCCTGCAGCGCATCCATCCATCGCAACAGTCAAAGCTCTAACCGCTCTTCTCCGAGGAACTCGGTGACCAACGACCGTCACAACTGCTGCACTGGTTGCGTCAATTACTGTGTGAGCACATTGCAAAGGAGAGCAAGCTTCGAATTTTGCGTGAGGTGTTCTTCCAACGTCTCCCACATTGCGCCAGCATTGTACTGGCGGGTTTCGTGACGATGGGTGTCGATCGGCTGGGTGCACTCCCTGGTCGTGTATTCGGCTACTTGTCTGCGGCATAGATACCTATCGCCGCTGCCAGAGTCTCAGAGCCAGGTGACCGACACTGGCTGCTGGAGGAAACCTTCAGCCACCTTACCACTGCTCTGGCGAAGGTGATGTCGGGTGGCAACTCTGAGGACCAATTTCGGCGAAACCATTGACCTTTATAGTCTTGCAGCGCACCTGCAGACTAGAGTTCTGCTCGTACCGATGTCGCTTTGGCGTACAAGCAAGTCGTTGCATCCAGCGCTGTTCGTGGACAGGAAACACACCGGCCTACCGGTAAAGCTGCATACGACATGGGCCCTCGCGCTAGCCGCCTATTCTTCATAGTCGATCGCATCATCGGCACTCACGTCCTCGTCGACACCGTAGCCGAGCTGTCCATCGTTCCCGCTACGGTTGCAGATCACCAACGCGGCAAGTCCACACCCACGGTGCACGCAGTAAACAATATTGCCATTGCGTCTATGGGGACCAGTCAATAAAGCTAGATGTCGGACTCCGTAGTTCGCACAGACGGTTGTTTGTGATCGCCGACGTCACCTTTACCTACTTGGAGCAGACTTCTTCAACCATTACAACCTATATTTGACGGTTCGCGATCGGCACCTAAAGGATCCCGTCACATGCCTCGACGTACTTGGCGTGATATCCAACTTCACCTCATCTGCTATCCGTACGTCTAGCCCGATCTCAATATACAGAGATAAATTTGCTGAGTATGCGCAGCTTATAAAACCCTGAAACTCTGCGCGGTCCGTGAACCACAAGGTGTCCCATCATGTTAACGCCCCCGCCCCGCATATTGTAGCCCGGCCTCGAAGGCTCGCTGGACGAAGTTAGGAAGTCGCCCGCCGTAAGTTCGAACCCATGCTTCAGCTCAAGCCCAAGCccacaaatgcattttcgtagttGAAGCTATGCATTTTCTCAGCCATCGCATATCTCGCCAAGGAATGAATCCATGTTAGGCACGGATGCGGCCAATCGATATCTTCCCCTCTCCGACCTCCTTTTTAAATTTGGGCGAGTTTCACAGGCTCACAAATTTTCGCAAGCAATTCGTAGCATCCTGTGCTGAAATTTTCAAACCGCGTACCGACCTGCTGCGCCATGACTACAATAAGAAAACGCCCACTTTCCAATGGTCCTCAGAGCTCAAACACTCGTTCCAGGAAGCCAAAACGCAGTTGGCGACGGCAGCGTTGCTCCCTAATCC
Above is a genomic segment from Dermacentor andersoni chromosome 8, qqDerAnde1_hic_scaffold, whole genome shotgun sequence containing:
- the LOC126526406 gene encoding uncharacterized protein; the protein is MPCSVGADTAALGRGTRCTDKPYPDYQVVLPHLPSGTSVLYTVFLHADVKTRPYRVEHFRDALARLALLPEVVALGAFQMNHVWAVTFRDEASKKKMLAAETFNVKDQPCVVYDPCNQGIRLKLYWLLHFVHDDEVRAALAPYGKVTDIAREKWRVQGCNDKGSTTRLVTLLPKPGITVEDLPHQVRVAENLALVHVPGRPPLCLRCNGTGHIRRECRIPRCALCRRFGHEEQDCVRSYAAVTSPVKGDEMAEHIMDHADADAASRATTEEPAADSTPSDASTLQENSTGPGDSQSGEAKSVLVGKPTNDQNVNERKDAILVSASVTTAKDETEGIEDVEMTAAAKAAAKRPREATDGSQASPEPSSSGEPSPKTAITRRMGLKPKPKIPPDRRSASTLTPT